From the Desulfovibrio sp. JY genome, one window contains:
- a CDS encoding 39S ribosomal protein L45, translated as MIRTTGILLAVLILVFASVDFAAAKRLGGGGSFGNRRSFTTTRPNNSGAPSGFFGSQQQQSRPNPATATNPRGGFSRPGMGGMLGGLLVGGLLGSMLFGGGHAGGYGGPGLLDLLLIGGGLFLLFRFLARRRMAAQSGPSMARTYETEPMREAAGSGWANLGAASSGAQAQDGSQAASGPNVPPGFDAEDFLSGAKTLFGRLQRSWSARDINDIATFATPAFMEDVRRQAAEDPNPEPTDVLLVDAKLLEVRQMGETTIASAYFDTLMREDPKAGQPEQVREIWHFVRRDSVPGDNWRLDAIQQMEG; from the coding sequence GTGATCAGAACAACCGGCATCTTGCTGGCTGTGCTTATTCTTGTCTTCGCATCCGTGGATTTCGCCGCGGCCAAACGGCTGGGCGGCGGCGGTTCCTTCGGCAACCGGCGGTCGTTTACCACCACCCGTCCGAACAATTCCGGCGCGCCTTCGGGCTTTTTCGGCAGCCAACAGCAGCAGTCCCGGCCCAATCCGGCGACCGCGACCAATCCCCGTGGCGGTTTCTCCCGGCCGGGTATGGGCGGCATGCTGGGCGGGCTGCTCGTGGGCGGGCTGCTCGGCTCCATGCTTTTTGGCGGCGGCCATGCCGGCGGTTACGGCGGTCCGGGACTGCTCGACCTGCTGCTCATAGGCGGCGGCCTCTTTTTATTGTTCCGGTTCCTGGCCCGTCGCCGGATGGCCGCCCAGTCCGGGCCGTCCATGGCGCGGACCTACGAGACCGAGCCCATGCGCGAGGCGGCCGGCAGCGGCTGGGCCAATCTCGGCGCGGCGTCGTCCGGGGCCCAGGCCCAGGATGGCTCCCAGGCCGCGTCCGGACCCAACGTGCCCCCGGGCTTTGACGCCGAGGATTTCCTTTCCGGCGCGAAAACGCTCTTCGGCCGGCTGCAACGCTCCTGGAGCGCCCGGGATATAAACGACATCGCCACCTTTGCCACGCCGGCCTTCATGGAGGACGTGCGTCGCCAGGCGGCCGAGGACCCGAACCCCGAACCGACCGACGTGCTGCTCGTGGACGCCAAGCTGCTGGAAGTGCGGCAGATGGGGGAAACGACCATCGCCTCGGCCTACTTCGATACCCTCATGCGCGAGGACCCCAAGGCCGGCCAGCCCGAGCAGGTGCGCGAGATCTGGCATTTCGTGCGCCGCGACAGCGTCCCCGGCGACAACTGGCGCCTCGACGCCATCCAGCAAATGGAAGGATAA
- a CDS encoding periplasmic heavy metal sensor, which yields MVLRKLLATTVALAAIIVFGSWGSAGAQMGPGMMSGYGYQTLTPEKQAAAQKIYGAYYSQTSALRQQLIAKQYELNALIYGGKADDKKVQELTAEVGQLRSKLYEAQVGLQRQLAKEDIPFMGGMHGGGMYGGGMSGGGMMGPGMGMY from the coding sequence ATGGTTTTACGGAAACTGTTGGCAACCACGGTCGCCCTGGCGGCGATCATCGTTTTCGGTTCCTGGGGCAGCGCCGGCGCGCAGATGGGGCCGGGCATGATGTCCGGCTACGGCTATCAGACCCTGACGCCGGAGAAACAGGCGGCCGCGCAAAAGATCTATGGCGCGTATTATTCCCAGACGAGCGCCCTGCGCCAGCAGCTCATCGCCAAGCAATATGAACTGAATGCGCTGATTTACGGCGGCAAGGCCGACGACAAGAAGGTGCAGGAGCTGACCGCGGAAGTCGGCCAATTGCGCTCGAAGCTCTACGAAGCGCAGGTCGGCCTCCAGCGCCAGCTGGCCAAGGAGGATATCCCGTTCATGGGCGGCATGCACGGCGGCGGCATGTACGGTGGCGGGATGTCCGGTGGCGGCATGATGGGCCCGGGCATGGGCATGTATTAG
- a CDS encoding MBL fold metallo-hydrolase — translation MYFKQIQTPGLGCFSYVLGCPAAHVCVVVDPKRDIDCYLEIARDEGMRIIGIIETHLHADHVSGGQELRAATGADIHIHPDAGVAYPHKPLAEGQVIEAGAARLEVLYTPGHTPNSVSLLVSDLVRSPEPCMLLTGDVLFVGDIGRPDLPGAAILDAQVQNLYDSLYGKLAKLPADLEIYPAHGQGSLCGRGMSAKGVSTLGYERRANTMLGYADFASFKAAILSHLPARPKSFSHIIKTNRKGAPLSDACPMERELTPDRFEELMATPKTVVIDCRDTAAYGGAHIPGSLNIGFDKQLANWVGMSVAPDARILIVAADRERASAVRLELFRIGYDAILGHLGGGMPAWTQSGREVASLAQMSVRDLARALEGDNPPALLDVRTDAEWESGHVAAAAHQPFADILERGVDLCFSGPVVVICGSGYRSNIIGSALAAKGCNDVRSVAGGMIAWTRAGLPVVTV, via the coding sequence ATGTATTTCAAGCAGATACAGACTCCGGGTTTGGGTTGTTTTTCCTACGTTCTCGGCTGCCCCGCCGCCCATGTCTGCGTGGTGGTCGACCCCAAACGCGACATCGACTGCTACCTGGAAATCGCCCGCGACGAGGGCATGCGCATCATCGGCATCATCGAGACCCACCTGCACGCCGACCACGTAAGCGGCGGCCAGGAACTGCGCGCCGCCACAGGGGCCGATATTCACATCCACCCCGACGCCGGCGTGGCCTATCCCCACAAGCCCCTGGCCGAGGGACAGGTGATCGAGGCCGGCGCGGCCCGCCTGGAAGTGCTCTACACCCCCGGCCACACCCCCAATTCCGTGTCCCTGCTGGTCAGCGACCTGGTGCGCTCGCCCGAGCCGTGCATGCTTCTGACCGGCGACGTGCTCTTCGTCGGCGACATCGGCCGGCCGGACCTGCCGGGCGCGGCGATCCTCGATGCCCAGGTGCAAAACCTCTACGACAGCCTATACGGGAAGCTGGCCAAGCTGCCGGCGGACCTGGAAATCTACCCCGCCCACGGCCAGGGCTCGCTGTGCGGCCGGGGCATGAGCGCCAAGGGCGTGTCCACCCTCGGCTACGAGCGCCGGGCCAACACCATGCTCGGCTACGCGGATTTCGCCAGCTTCAAGGCCGCCATCCTGTCCCACCTGCCGGCCCGGCCGAAAAGCTTCAGCCACATCATCAAGACCAACCGCAAGGGCGCGCCCCTGAGTGACGCCTGCCCCATGGAGCGGGAACTCACCCCGGACCGGTTCGAGGAACTCATGGCCACGCCGAAAACGGTGGTCATCGACTGCCGCGACACGGCCGCCTACGGCGGCGCGCACATCCCGGGCAGCCTCAACATCGGCTTCGACAAGCAGCTCGCCAACTGGGTGGGCATGTCCGTGGCCCCGGACGCCAGGATCCTCATCGTGGCGGCGGACAGGGAGCGGGCCTCGGCCGTGCGGCTGGAGCTCTTCCGCATCGGCTACGACGCCATCCTCGGGCACCTGGGCGGCGGCATGCCGGCCTGGACCCAGAGCGGCCGGGAAGTGGCGTCCCTGGCCCAGATGTCGGTGCGCGACCTGGCCAGGGCTCTTGAGGGAGACAATCCGCCGGCGCTGCTCGATGTGCGCACCGACGCGGAATGGGAATCCGGCCACGTGGCCGCCGCCGCGCACCAGCCCTTTGCCGATATCCTGGAACGCGGGGTGGACCTGTGCTTTTCCGGTCCGGTGGTGGTCATCTGCGGCTCGGGCTACCGTTCCAACATCATCGGCAGCGCCCTGGCCGCCAAGGGTTGCAACGACGTGCGCTCGGTGGCCGGCGGCATGATCGCCTGGACCCGGGCCGGGCTGCCTGTGGTGACGGTGTAA
- a CDS encoding MBL fold metallo-hydrolase, whose product MAVRSLRVLVDNVSSDSRLAAEHGWSVWIDAGEAGCFLWDTGQTGLVAQNAAALGIDPTAARSIALSHGHYDHSGGLATLIEAGYTGPVYGHPDVWQQRYSRRDATTYRSAGMDDGRLPNGLPEFIPVQETRTLAPGLTCVTDIPRRPGNFTATANLFCDTAGHVPDLVPDDAFLVIDAPGGKLALLGCCHAGLANSLEAARDACGIERFQTVVGGLHLIGAPESAMAETVDALKRFGVTRLYAGHCTGQAGLDYLREHFQGDFTPTGAGLVIIP is encoded by the coding sequence ATGGCTGTTCGGTCCCTGCGCGTTCTGGTGGACAACGTCTCGAGCGATTCGCGCCTTGCGGCCGAACACGGCTGGTCGGTGTGGATCGATGCGGGCGAGGCCGGCTGTTTCCTGTGGGACACCGGCCAGACCGGGCTTGTGGCGCAAAACGCCGCCGCCCTGGGCATCGACCCCACCGCCGCCCGGAGCATCGCGCTGAGCCACGGCCACTACGACCACAGCGGCGGGCTGGCGACCCTCATCGAGGCCGGGTACACCGGCCCGGTCTACGGCCATCCGGACGTCTGGCAACAACGCTACAGCCGCCGCGACGCCACCACCTACCGCTCCGCCGGCATGGACGACGGCCGGCTGCCGAACGGCCTGCCCGAATTCATTCCCGTTCAGGAAACCCGCACCCTCGCTCCGGGGCTCACCTGCGTTACCGACATTCCCCGCCGGCCGGGCAACTTCACGGCCACGGCCAACCTCTTTTGCGACACCGCCGGCCATGTGCCGGACCTCGTGCCCGACGACGCCTTCCTGGTCATCGACGCGCCGGGGGGCAAGCTGGCGCTTCTGGGCTGCTGCCATGCGGGTCTGGCCAATAGTCTGGAAGCGGCCAGGGATGCGTGCGGCATCGAGCGCTTCCAAACGGTTGTCGGCGGCCTGCATCTGATCGGCGCGCCCGAGTCCGCCATGGCCGAGACCGTCGACGCCCTGAAGCGATTCGGCGTGACGCGGCTCTACGCCGGCCACTGCACGGGGCAGGCCGGGCTGGACTATCTGCGCGAACATTTTCAGGGCGACTTCACGCCCACCGGCGCGGGATTGGTGATAATTCCTTAG
- a CDS encoding zinc ribbon domain-containing protein: MPIYDITCPACGYSGEVIRPRAEDAPICPQCGAAAQKLLSATSSLTGKATTGLPGPSDHGCCGSHPGHAGCAGPGSCCGKA; the protein is encoded by the coding sequence ATGCCGATTTATGACATTACCTGCCCGGCCTGCGGGTATAGCGGCGAAGTGATCCGGCCCCGGGCCGAGGATGCGCCGATTTGTCCCCAGTGCGGGGCCGCGGCGCAAAAACTGCTTTCCGCCACGAGTTCGCTGACGGGCAAGGCGACGACCGGCCTGCCGGGTCCCTCGGATCATGGCTGTTGCGGCTCGCATCCCGGCCATGCCGGTTGCGCCGGCCCCGGCTCGTGTTGCGGCAAGGCCTAA
- a CDS encoding NifB/NifX family molybdenum-iron cluster-binding protein, with protein METCRIAIPSAQPGGMDSAVGAHFGHCDCYTVIDVADGQITKVDTLPNVPHVQGGCMAPVNHLSENGVTVLLAGGMGMRPLMGFNQVGIKVYHGGDAPSVGMAVQAFLSGKLAEFSLNHTCGGGMA; from the coding sequence ATGGAAACCTGTCGTATCGCCATCCCCTCCGCCCAGCCCGGCGGCATGGACAGCGCCGTGGGCGCGCACTTCGGTCACTGCGACTGCTACACCGTGATCGATGTGGCCGACGGCCAGATCACCAAGGTCGACACCCTGCCCAACGTCCCCCACGTCCAGGGCGGCTGCATGGCCCCGGTCAATCACCTGTCCGAAAACGGCGTCACCGTGCTCCTCGCCGGCGGCATGGGCATGCGGCCGCTGATGGGATTCAACCAGGTCGGCATCAAGGTCTACCACGGCGGCGACGCCCCGTCCGTGGGCATGGCCGTGCAGGCCTTCCTGTCCGGCAAACTGGCCGAGTTCTCCCTCAACCACACCTGCGGTGGCGGTATGGCGTAG
- a CDS encoding ATP-binding protein gives MREIIILSGKGGAGKTSFTAAFAALAKKKVVCDLDVDAPDLHILLDPSDEAREPFISGNLAVIDQDVCDGCGICKETCRFDAVIAGPDGKCRIEESRCEGCKACVVLCPRQAIAFPPRTCGFSAVASTRFGPLVHARLDPGAENSGRLVMLLKQKARKLAEMEGLDLILCDGAPGIACPVISALSGASLAVLVTEPTPSGSHDLKRVADLCAHFKLPAGVIINKADLNPDEAARIEDYCTRNGLALLGHLPHHPDVTRAMVARKTLPEYGGPLADDIRRLWDATIALADTSAKGK, from the coding sequence ATGCGTGAAATCATCATCTTAAGCGGCAAGGGCGGAGCCGGCAAAACGTCGTTTACGGCGGCCTTCGCCGCCCTGGCCAAAAAGAAGGTCGTCTGCGACCTGGACGTCGACGCCCCGGACCTGCACATCCTGCTCGATCCGTCCGACGAGGCCCGGGAGCCGTTCATCTCGGGCAACCTGGCCGTCATCGACCAGGACGTCTGCGACGGCTGCGGCATCTGCAAGGAAACCTGCCGGTTCGACGCCGTCATCGCCGGCCCGGACGGGAAATGCCGCATCGAGGAAAGCCGCTGCGAAGGCTGCAAGGCTTGCGTGGTGCTGTGCCCCCGGCAGGCCATCGCCTTTCCACCGCGCACCTGCGGCTTTTCCGCCGTCGCCTCCACCCGCTTCGGGCCGCTGGTCCACGCCAGGCTCGACCCCGGCGCGGAAAATTCCGGCCGGCTGGTCATGCTGCTCAAGCAAAAAGCCCGCAAGCTGGCGGAAATGGAAGGCCTCGACCTGATCCTGTGCGACGGCGCGCCCGGCATCGCCTGCCCGGTCATAAGCGCCCTGTCCGGCGCGAGTCTCGCCGTGCTCGTCACCGAGCCCACGCCCTCCGGCTCTCATGACTTGAAGCGCGTGGCCGACCTGTGCGCCCACTTCAAACTGCCGGCCGGGGTCATCATCAACAAGGCCGACCTCAATCCCGACGAGGCCGCCCGCATCGAGGACTATTGCACCCGAAACGGGCTGGCCCTGCTCGGCCATCTGCCCCATCACCCGGATGTGACCCGGGCCATGGTGGCCAGAAAAACTTTGCCCGAATACGGAGGCCCCCTGGCCGACGACATCCGCCGCCTGTGGGACGCCACAATCGCCCTGGCCGATACCAGCGCCAAGGGCAAATAA
- a CDS encoding ATP-binding protein — protein MRVSIASGKGGTGKTTVSAALASIWTEAVGTPVVAVDCDVEEPNLHLFLRPLITDTHIANIEIPVIDVERCTRCGSCREICQFAAITILGDTPMVFDEMCHGCGACAAICPFGAIGAGARELGRIEEGAAGAITFLNGRLRVGEAMSPALIRAVLARLEALLVEREAEPAPDVICDAPPGVSCPAGAAVSRSDAIVLVTEPTPFGIHDFRLAVDAFSPLGKPMAVVINRSGLPADELEGICREASLPILARIPDDRAVAEAYARGRLLPEVSPAYRELTLKLAKDVASFVPEVRHA, from the coding sequence ATGCGCGTGAGCATCGCCAGCGGCAAGGGCGGCACCGGCAAGACCACCGTGTCCGCCGCCCTGGCCTCGATCTGGACCGAGGCGGTGGGGACTCCGGTCGTGGCCGTGGACTGCGACGTGGAGGAACCCAATCTCCACCTGTTTCTGCGCCCGCTTATCACCGACACCCATATCGCCAACATCGAAATCCCGGTCATCGACGTGGAACGGTGCACGCGCTGCGGATCGTGCCGGGAAATCTGCCAGTTCGCGGCCATCACCATCCTTGGCGACACGCCCATGGTCTTTGACGAGATGTGCCATGGCTGCGGCGCCTGCGCGGCAATATGCCCCTTTGGGGCCATCGGCGCCGGAGCCCGCGAACTTGGCCGCATCGAGGAAGGCGCGGCCGGGGCCATCACGTTCCTAAACGGCCGGCTGCGGGTGGGCGAGGCCATGAGCCCAGCGCTCATCCGGGCCGTTTTGGCCCGGTTGGAAGCGCTGCTCGTCGAGCGGGAGGCCGAGCCCGCGCCGGACGTCATCTGCGACGCCCCGCCCGGGGTGAGCTGTCCGGCCGGCGCCGCCGTGTCCCGCTCCGACGCCATCGTGCTGGTCACCGAGCCAACGCCCTTCGGCATCCACGACTTCCGCCTCGCGGTGGACGCCTTCTCCCCGCTCGGCAAGCCCATGGCCGTGGTGATCAACCGGTCCGGGCTGCCGGCCGACGAACTCGAGGGCATCTGCCGCGAGGCCAGCCTCCCCATCCTGGCCCGTATCCCCGACGACCGGGCCGTGGCCGAAGCCTATGCCCGGGGCAGGCTCCTGCCCGAAGTCTCGCCCGCCTACCGCGAACTGACGCTCAAGCTGGCAAAGGACGTGGCCAGCTTTGTCCCGGAGGTCCGCCATGCGTGA
- a CDS encoding NifB/NifX family molybdenum-iron cluster-binding protein, with the protein MSEIIAVSSEGPNMDDAVDARFGRAAGFVLVGPDGQGTWLDNGASQTMAHGAGIETARRIAEAGAKVLLTGVVGPKAASTLKAVGVRVVEGMEGLTVGQAVEKYRAGAGA; encoded by the coding sequence ATGAGTGAGATCATCGCAGTCAGCAGCGAAGGCCCGAACATGGACGACGCCGTGGATGCGCGCTTCGGCCGCGCGGCCGGCTTCGTGCTGGTCGGCCCGGACGGCCAGGGCACATGGCTGGACAACGGCGCGTCCCAGACCATGGCCCACGGCGCGGGCATCGAAACGGCGCGGCGCATCGCCGAGGCCGGGGCCAAGGTGCTCCTGACGGGCGTTGTCGGCCCCAAGGCGGCCAGTACGCTCAAGGCCGTCGGCGTGCGCGTGGTCGAGGGCATGGAAGGCCTGACCGTGGGCCAGGCCGTGGAAAAATACCGCGCCGGAGCGGGGGCCTAG
- a CDS encoding iron-sulfur cluster assembly scaffold protein, whose protein sequence is MTTERDPNDPLSMVLDVFEEEQQAALVERFGEKGFRIWHDAPNRERLIEPTAVGRVKGSCGDTIVIALGIEGEIIVATDFDTDGCASSQIAASTAAGLAKGLSLDEAVDIDEAAIVAAVGRFPEDDRHCAYLAAAAVREAVHHWMIQGGMLAEALRKAASGGQGETF, encoded by the coding sequence ATGACCACGGAACGCGATCCGAACGACCCGCTGTCCATGGTCCTTGACGTGTTCGAGGAGGAGCAGCAGGCCGCGCTTGTCGAACGCTTCGGCGAAAAAGGCTTCCGGATCTGGCACGACGCCCCCAACCGGGAGCGCCTGATCGAGCCCACCGCCGTCGGCCGGGTCAAGGGCTCCTGCGGCGACACCATCGTCATTGCCCTGGGTATCGAGGGCGAAATCATCGTGGCCACGGATTTCGACACCGACGGCTGCGCCTCGAGCCAGATCGCCGCGTCAACGGCCGCCGGGCTCGCCAAGGGGCTCTCCCTCGACGAAGCCGTGGACATCGACGAGGCGGCCATTGTCGCCGCGGTCGGCCGATTTCCCGAAGACGACCGCCACTGCGCCTACCTGGCCGCCGCCGCCGTGCGCGAGGCCGTGCACCACTGGATGATCCAGGGCGGGATGCTGGCCGAGGCATTGCGAAAGGCAGCCTCCGGCGGCCAGGGGGAAACGTTTTAA
- a CDS encoding Mrp/NBP35 family ATP-binding protein, whose protein sequence is MNEQGLHDLNEEIKKKPPTGFDKVKAVVVVLSGKGGVGKSTVSANLAAGLAMEGKRTGLLDVDVHGPSIPRLLKLTGNRPGMQENRLLPVEWHWNLGVMSIGFLLPGKDDAVIWRGPAKAGVIQQLSEQVEWGERDVLVVDCPPGTGDEPLSVLQIFGEKALALIVTSPQDVAVDDVRRSITFCHQMSTPIIGIVENLSGFVCPSCGAVHDIFSAGGGEKLASESGVPFLGRIPIDPEVTRSGDDGDVFLAVAGKSPSAVAFKKVIAKVVEALDNPPARPAPKE, encoded by the coding sequence ATGAACGAACAAGGTTTGCACGACTTGAACGAGGAAATCAAAAAGAAACCGCCCACCGGCTTCGACAAGGTCAAGGCCGTGGTGGTGGTGCTCTCTGGCAAGGGCGGCGTGGGCAAATCCACGGTGTCGGCCAATCTGGCCGCCGGGCTGGCCATGGAAGGCAAGCGCACGGGGCTCCTCGACGTGGACGTCCACGGCCCGAGCATCCCCCGCCTGCTCAAACTCACCGGCAACCGCCCCGGCATGCAGGAAAACCGCCTGCTCCCCGTGGAGTGGCACTGGAACCTGGGCGTCATGTCCATCGGCTTCCTGCTCCCCGGCAAGGACGACGCCGTCATCTGGCGCGGTCCGGCCAAGGCCGGCGTGATCCAGCAGCTTTCGGAACAGGTGGAATGGGGCGAGCGCGACGTGCTCGTGGTCGACTGCCCCCCCGGCACCGGCGACGAACCTCTGTCCGTGCTCCAGATTTTCGGGGAAAAGGCCCTGGCGCTCATCGTCACCTCGCCCCAGGACGTGGCCGTGGACGACGTGCGCCGCTCCATCACCTTCTGCCACCAGATGAGCACCCCCATCATCGGCATTGTGGAGAACCTAAGCGGCTTCGTCTGCCCGTCCTGCGGCGCGGTCCACGACATCTTCAGCGCCGGCGGCGGCGAAAAGCTGGCCTCCGAATCCGGCGTGCCGTTCTTGGGCCGTATCCCCATCGACCCGGAAGTGACCCGCTCCGGCGACGACGGCGACGTCTTCCTGGCCGTGGCCGGCAAGAGCCCGTCGGCCGTGGCCTTCAAAAAGGTCATCGCCAAGGTCGTCGAGGCCCTGGACAATCCGCCGGCGCGCCCGGCCCCCAAGGAATAA
- a CDS encoding VanZ family protein has product MIETPLFRRAILAVWLVSVAATIYVSLLPRLELPIDFWNADKLYHAATYAWLGGLPLWAFVHGGRARAAAYAMIGLGGVLEWGQSFVPGRSASLGDATANAFGVFVGIWLSEALMCRLRGCRGLRDGD; this is encoded by the coding sequence ATGATCGAAACACCGCTTTTCCGCCGGGCAATCCTGGCCGTGTGGCTCGTTTCCGTGGCGGCCACGATCTACGTGTCGCTTCTGCCGCGCCTGGAGTTGCCGATCGATTTCTGGAACGCCGACAAGCTCTACCACGCCGCGACCTATGCTTGGCTGGGGGGCCTGCCGCTGTGGGCCTTTGTCCACGGCGGGCGCGCCCGGGCGGCGGCCTACGCCATGATCGGCCTGGGGGGGGTTTTGGAGTGGGGGCAATCGTTCGTGCCGGGCCGTTCGGCCAGCCTGGGCGACGCCACGGCCAACGCCTTCGGCGTTTTCGTCGGCATCTGGCTGTCCGAGGCGCTCATGTGCCGCCTGCGCGGCTGTCGGGGGCTTCGGGACGGGGACTGA
- a CDS encoding universal stress protein: protein MKKFIVCLDGSELSQRALERALDAARCEAAEILAVTAVEALSFFDCKAEDCDKTFSHIMREPKKILADAEEIARERGMTIRTLAEPGRPAETVARIAREEKADEIYLGSRGKDDVEKLLLGSVSTRLVQIAPCTVIVVR, encoded by the coding sequence ATGAAGAAATTCATCGTTTGCCTGGACGGCTCCGAGCTGTCCCAACGCGCCCTGGAACGGGCGCTCGACGCGGCCCGTTGCGAGGCTGCCGAAATCCTGGCGGTCACGGCCGTGGAAGCCCTGTCCTTTTTCGATTGCAAGGCCGAGGACTGCGACAAGACCTTCAGCCACATCATGCGCGAGCCCAAGAAGATTCTGGCCGACGCCGAGGAGATCGCCCGGGAGCGGGGCATGACCATCCGCACCCTGGCCGAGCCCGGACGCCCGGCCGAAACCGTGGCCCGCATCGCCCGCGAGGAAAAGGCCGACGAGATCTACCTCGGCAGCCGGGGCAAGGATGACGTGGAAAAGCTTCTGCTCGGCAGCGTGTCCACCAGGCTTGTCCAGATCGCGCCCTGCACCGTCATCGTGGTGCGCTGA
- a CDS encoding TOBE domain-containing protein — translation MIDGKDSGGDSGGKRFRAARIFSVPDDVKFLDTLELTRLSEAFSAWTERSGRPDVAVSRNRVRLIYLMLRHTGARLGEVLALDDRTDVNLDTLSVNFSGGNGGEGREVQIPAELGDALAAVFDDPAYASLRGNLFHLDQGHVRRKFYERAEECGFTKELVNPSTIRRSRAVELLRDDVPLPVVQRILGHSTADLTAAFLHLPEDQRRKVERQVLTRETRRTSARNAFFGRVAQVQKGDIQSRVVVESLGGHAVSSVITNESVKNLGVTEGSFVTAEIKAPWVVLETCDEMPRATATNRFLGEVELVRLGELTAEVIVTLSDGTRLCALVTTKSVRELDLTEGQKVWAMFNAFAVVLHVD, via the coding sequence ATGATCGATGGGAAAGATTCCGGAGGGGATTCCGGAGGTAAAAGGTTCCGGGCTGCCCGGATTTTTTCCGTGCCTGATGACGTCAAGTTCCTGGACACCCTGGAACTGACACGGTTGTCCGAGGCGTTTTCCGCCTGGACCGAACGGTCCGGACGGCCCGACGTGGCCGTCTCCCGCAACCGGGTGCGCCTGATCTACCTCATGCTGCGCCACACCGGGGCGCGCCTCGGCGAGGTCCTGGCCCTGGACGACCGCACCGACGTCAACCTCGACACCCTGTCGGTCAATTTCAGCGGCGGCAACGGCGGCGAGGGCCGCGAGGTCCAGATTCCGGCCGAGCTCGGCGACGCGCTGGCCGCCGTGTTCGACGATCCGGCCTACGCCTCGCTCCGGGGCAACCTCTTTCACCTGGACCAGGGCCATGTGCGGCGCAAATTTTACGAGCGGGCCGAGGAATGCGGCTTCACCAAGGAACTGGTCAACCCGAGCACCATCCGCCGGTCCCGGGCCGTGGAGCTTTTGCGCGACGACGTGCCGCTGCCGGTGGTGCAGCGCATTCTGGGCCATTCCACGGCCGACCTGACCGCCGCCTTCCTGCATCTGCCCGAAGACCAACGCCGCAAGGTCGAGCGGCAGGTGCTCACCCGCGAAACCCGCCGCACCAGCGCCCGAAACGCCTTTTTCGGCCGGGTGGCCCAGGTGCAAAAGGGCGACATCCAGTCCCGGGTGGTGGTCGAGAGCCTGGGCGGCCATGCCGTGTCCTCGGTGATCACCAACGAAAGCGTCAAGAACCTCGGCGTGACCGAAGGCTCGTTCGTCACGGCCGAGATCAAGGCCCCCTGGGTGGTGCTCGAAACCTGCGACGAGATGCCGCGGGCCACGGCCACCAACCGCTTTCTCGGCGAGGTGGAGCTGGTGCGCCTGGGCGAGCTTACGGCCGAGGTCATCGTGACCCTGTCCGACGGCACGCGGCTTTGCGCCCTGGTCACCACCAAAAGCGTGCGCGAACTCGATCTGACCGAGGGACAAAAGGTCTGGGCCATGTTCAATGCCTTCGCCGTGGTGCTCCACGTCGATTGA
- a CDS encoding RidA family protein, with translation MAKQIVVPEGAPAPIGPYSPAVWAGDLLFVSGQTPIDPATGDIVAGTVADQARQSIANVRAILEAAGLGLDNVVKATLFIKNMDDFAAINEAYAGLFAKPYPARSCVEVARLPRDVLVEIEVVASRS, from the coding sequence ATGGCCAAACAGATCGTCGTCCCCGAAGGCGCGCCCGCGCCCATCGGCCCCTATTCGCCCGCGGTGTGGGCCGGGGACCTGCTCTTCGTCTCCGGGCAGACCCCCATCGACCCGGCGACCGGCGACATCGTGGCCGGGACCGTGGCCGATCAGGCCCGCCAGTCCATCGCCAACGTGCGGGCCATCCTCGAAGCCGCGGGCCTCGGCCTGGACAACGTGGTGAAAGCCACCCTGTTCATCAAGAACATGGACGATTTCGCGGCCATAAACGAGGCCTACGCCGGGCTCTTCGCCAAGCCCTACCCGGCCCGCTCCTGCGTCGAGGTGGCGCGGCTGCCCAGGGACGTGCTGGTGGAGATCGAAGTGGTGGCCAGCCGGTCGTGA